In a single window of the Anguilla rostrata isolate EN2019 chromosome 4, ASM1855537v3, whole genome shotgun sequence genome:
- the ect2 gene encoding protein ECT2 isoform X4, which produces MADSSTITLGPARSLLVDSSVYDSRMAETSKDQPFLGLTPEDAADILPPVETRVVLVGDAGNNEQLVKALEDIHTPCIKTSEVAEFGDGENAEFETVFVLTDFTSPDYSYLYKKDNRIIGPPVVLHCAAREEPLPFSSRPLYCTAMLNLSLCFTGFRRKEEVVNLVSLVHHMGGAIRKDFSAKVTHLIAHSTHGEKYRLAVCMGTPILTPQWIHQAWEHRDQANFAAGDEEFRSQFKVPPFQDCVLSFLGFSPEDKANMEERTLKHGGRYLEVGDEECTHMVVEENSIKELPFVPSKRLYVVKQEWFWGSIQMDARAGESMYFYEKPESPVMKKAVSLLSLTTPTSNRKRRRLRDTLAQLSREAEISPFPPRKRQSAEHSLSMGSLLDISNTPETSKALGENSKPSKSSTPAPQKQSARWQVSKELYQTESNYVGILATVLQLFKLPLDTEGQVGGPILPPEEVKTIFGSIPEIYEVHTRIKADLEELVMDWSEDKSVGDIILKYSKDLIKAYPPFVNFFEMSKETIVRCEKQKPRFHAFLKINQAKPECGRQTLVELLIRPVQRLPSVALLLNDIKKHTADDNPDKAMLERAIESLKEVMMHINEDKRKTEGQKQIFDVVYEVDGCPANLLSSHRSLVHRVETIALGDKPCDRGEHVTLFLFNDCLEIARKRHKVMSTFKSPQAQARPPAQLKHITLMPLSQIRRVLDLRDTEDCRNAFALVVHPPTEQENLLFSFQLVAEDAGKAAWLKTLCRHVADTICKADAEELIQCTDPESVHVSTKDMESTLSRASRVIKKTSKKVTRAFSFTKTPKRVIQRAFMASSTPDDKSPGPGSESRARLGSSATLSAVHSPSMVNLPSMFERKYHTFSRSTTHLI; this is translated from the exons ATGGCCGACAGCAGTACGATCACTTTGGGCCCTGCGCGGAGTCTCCTGGTCGACTCGTCGGTGTACGACTCGAGAATGGCCGAGACGTCCAAGGACCAGCCGTTTCTGGGCTTAACTCCGGAGGACGCAGCAG ACATACTGCCTCCAGTTGAAACCAGAGTGGTGCTGGTGGGAGACGCCGGCAACAACGAGCAACTTGTGAAGGCATTGGAG GACATCCACACGCCCTGCATAAAGACCAGCGAGGTGGCGGAGTTCGGCGACGGGGAGAACGCGGAGTTCGAGACGGTGTTCGTCCTGACAGACTTCACGTCTCCGGACTACAGCTACCTGTACAAGAAGGACAACCGCATCATCGGGCCCCCTGTGGTGCTGCACTGCGCTGCcagggaggag CCCCTGCCGTTCTCCTCCAGGCCGCTGTACTGCACGGCCATGCTGAACCTGTCCCTCTGCTTCACCGGCTTCCGCAGGAAGGAGGAAGTT gtaaaCCTGGTCAGTCTGGTTCATCACATGGGCGGAGCCATCCGCAAGGACTTCAGCGCTAAAGTCACCCACCTGATCGCACACTCCACGCACGGGGAGAAGTACCGG CTGGCGGTTTGCATGGGCACCCCCATCCTCACCCCGCAGTGGATCCACCAGGCCTGGGAGCACCGGGACCAGGC GAATTTTGCGGCGGGAGACGAGGAGTTCCGCTCGCAGTTCAAAGTGCCCCCGTTCCAGGACTGCGTGCTCAGCTTCCTGGGGTTCTCCCCAGAGGACAAGGCCAACATGGAGGAGCGCACACTCAAGCACG GTGGCCGGTACCTGGAGGTGGGGGATGAGGAGTGCACTCAcatggtggtggaggagaaCTCCATTAAAGAGCTCCCCTTCGTCCCGTCCAAGCGCCTCTACGTCGTCAAGCAGGAG tGGTTCTGGGGCAGTATTCAGATGGATGCAAGGGCTGGGGAGTCCATGTATTTCTATGAGAAG CCCGAGAGCCCTGTGATGAAGAAGGCGGTGTCGCTGCTGTCGCTGACCACGCCCACCAGCAACCGCAAGCGGCGGCGGCTGCGCGACACGCTGGCCCAGCTGAGCCGCGAGGCCGAGATCTCGCCCTTCCCGCCGCGGAAGCGCCAGTCCGCCGAGCACTCGCTCTCCATGGGCTCCCTGCTGGACATCTCCAACACCCCGGAGACCAGCAAGGCTTTGGGAG AGAATTCCAAGCCCTCGAAGAGCTCCACCCCCGCGCCCCAGAAGCAGTCGGCGCGCTGGCAGGTCTCCAAGGAGCTGTACCAGACGGAGAGCAACTACGTGGGCATCCTGGCCAcggtgctgcag CTCTTCAAACTCCCCCTGGACACGGAGGGGCAGGTCGGGGGCCCCATTCTGCCCCCGGAGGAGGTGAAGACCATCTTCGGCAGCATCCCCGAGATCTACGAGGTTCACACCAGGATAAAG GCTGAtctggaggagctggtgatgGACTGGTCTGAGGATAAAAGTGTCGGAGACATCATTCTGAAATAT tcGAAGGATTTGATCAAAGCTTATCCGCCGTTTGTTAACTTCTTTGAGATGAGCAAGGAGACCATCGTTCGCTGCGAGAAGCAGAAGCCGCGGTTCCACGCCTTCCTGAAG ATTAACCAGGCCAAGCCGGAGTGTGGGCGCCAGACGCTGGTCGAGCTGCTGATCCGTCCCGTACAGAGGCTTCCGAGCGTCGCTCTCCTGCTCAACG ACATTAAGAAGCACACGGCGGACGACAACCCGGACAAAGCCATGCTGGAGCGGGCCATCGAGTCTCTGAAGGAGGTCATGAT gCACATAAACGAGGACAAGCGGAAGACGGAGGGGCAGAAGCAGATCTTTGACGTGGTGTACGAGGTGGACGGCTGCCCG GCCAATCTGCTGTCCTCACACCGCAGCCTGGTCCACCGCGTGGAGACCATCGCCCTGGGAGACAAGCCATGTGACCGCGGCGAGCACGtcaccctcttcctcttcaaCGATTGCCTGGAG ATCGCCAGGAAGAGGCACAAGGTGATGAGCACCTTTAAGAGCCCCCAGGCTCAGGctcgcccccccgcccagctCAAACACATCACCCTCATGCCCCTGTCCCAGATCAGGAGGGTGCTGGACCTGCGGGACACTGAAG ACTGCAGGAACGCCTTCGCGCTGGTGGTGCACCCCCCCACCGAGCAGGAGAACCTGCTCTTCAGCTTCCAGCTGGTGGCCGAGGACGCCGGCAAGGCCGCCTGGCTGAAGACGCTGTGCCGGCACGTGGCCGACACCATCTGCAAGGCCGACGCG GAGGAACTGATTCAGTGCACTGATCCCGAGTCCGTCCACGTCAGCACCAAGGACATGGAGAGCACGCTCAGCCGAGCGTCCCGCGTCATCAAAAAGACCTCCAAAAAG gtcacGCGGGCGTTCTCCTTCACTAAGACGCCCAAGCGGGTGATCCAGAGGGCCTTCATGGCCAGCAGCACCCCCGACGACAAGAGCCCCGGCCCCGGGTCCGAGAGCCGCGCCCGCCTGGGCAGCTCCGCCACGCTGtcg GCTGTCCATTCTCCATCCATGGTCAACCTGCCGTCCATGTTCGAGAGGAAGTACCACACGTTCAGCAGGTCAACCACTCATCTCATATGA
- the ect2 gene encoding protein ECT2 isoform X3, translating into MADSSTITLGPARSLLVDSSVYDSRMAETSKDQPFLGLTPEDAADILPPVETRVVLVGDAGNNEQLVKALEAIKIMEVPVVKIKGGEPGSEGEKLIKSIVNMDIHTPCIKTSEVAEFGDGENAEFETVFVLTDFTSPDYSYLYKKDNRIIGPPVVLHCAAREEPLPFSSRPLYCTAMLNLSLCFTGFRRKEEVVNLVSLVHHMGGAIRKDFSAKVTHLIAHSTHGEKYRLAVCMGTPILTPQWIHQAWEHRDQANFAAGDEEFRSQFKVPPFQDCVLSFLGFSPEDKANMEERTLKHGGRYLEVGDEECTHMVVEENSIKELPFVPSKRLYVVKQEWFWGSIQMDARAGESMYFYEKPESPVMKKAVSLLSLTTPTSNRKRRRLRDTLAQLSREAEISPFPPRKRQSAEHSLSMGSLLDISNTPETSKALGENSKPSKSSTPAPQKQSARWQVSKELYQTESNYVGILATVLQLFKLPLDTEGQVGGPILPPEEVKTIFGSIPEIYEVHTRIKADLEELVMDWSEDKSVGDIILKYSKDLIKAYPPFVNFFEMSKETIVRCEKQKPRFHAFLKINQAKPECGRQTLVELLIRPVQRLPSVALLLNDIKKHTADDNPDKAMLERAIESLKEVMMHINEDKRKTEGQKQIFDVVYEVDGCPANLLSSHRSLVHRVETIALGDKPCDRGEHVTLFLFNDCLEIARKRHKVMSTFKSPQAQARPPAQLKHITLMPLSQIRRVLDLRDTEDCRNAFALVVHPPTEQENLLFSFQLVAEDAGKAAWLKTLCRHVADTICKADAEELIQCTDPESVHVSTKDMESTLSRASRVIKKTSKKVTRAFSFTKTPKRVIQRAFMASSTPDDKSPGPGSESRARLGSSATLSAVHSPSMVNLPSMFERKYHTFSRSTTHLI; encoded by the exons ATGGCCGACAGCAGTACGATCACTTTGGGCCCTGCGCGGAGTCTCCTGGTCGACTCGTCGGTGTACGACTCGAGAATGGCCGAGACGTCCAAGGACCAGCCGTTTCTGGGCTTAACTCCGGAGGACGCAGCAG ACATACTGCCTCCAGTTGAAACCAGAGTGGTGCTGGTGGGAGACGCCGGCAACAACGAGCAACTTGTGAAGGCATTGGAG GCCATCAAAATAATGGAGGTCCCGGTGGTAAAGATTAAAGGAGGAGAACCCGGCTCTGAGGGCGAAAAGTTGATAAAATCGATAGTCAATATG GACATCCACACGCCCTGCATAAAGACCAGCGAGGTGGCGGAGTTCGGCGACGGGGAGAACGCGGAGTTCGAGACGGTGTTCGTCCTGACAGACTTCACGTCTCCGGACTACAGCTACCTGTACAAGAAGGACAACCGCATCATCGGGCCCCCTGTGGTGCTGCACTGCGCTGCcagggaggag CCCCTGCCGTTCTCCTCCAGGCCGCTGTACTGCACGGCCATGCTGAACCTGTCCCTCTGCTTCACCGGCTTCCGCAGGAAGGAGGAAGTT gtaaaCCTGGTCAGTCTGGTTCATCACATGGGCGGAGCCATCCGCAAGGACTTCAGCGCTAAAGTCACCCACCTGATCGCACACTCCACGCACGGGGAGAAGTACCGG CTGGCGGTTTGCATGGGCACCCCCATCCTCACCCCGCAGTGGATCCACCAGGCCTGGGAGCACCGGGACCAGGC GAATTTTGCGGCGGGAGACGAGGAGTTCCGCTCGCAGTTCAAAGTGCCCCCGTTCCAGGACTGCGTGCTCAGCTTCCTGGGGTTCTCCCCAGAGGACAAGGCCAACATGGAGGAGCGCACACTCAAGCACG GTGGCCGGTACCTGGAGGTGGGGGATGAGGAGTGCACTCAcatggtggtggaggagaaCTCCATTAAAGAGCTCCCCTTCGTCCCGTCCAAGCGCCTCTACGTCGTCAAGCAGGAG tGGTTCTGGGGCAGTATTCAGATGGATGCAAGGGCTGGGGAGTCCATGTATTTCTATGAGAAG CCCGAGAGCCCTGTGATGAAGAAGGCGGTGTCGCTGCTGTCGCTGACCACGCCCACCAGCAACCGCAAGCGGCGGCGGCTGCGCGACACGCTGGCCCAGCTGAGCCGCGAGGCCGAGATCTCGCCCTTCCCGCCGCGGAAGCGCCAGTCCGCCGAGCACTCGCTCTCCATGGGCTCCCTGCTGGACATCTCCAACACCCCGGAGACCAGCAAGGCTTTGGGAG AGAATTCCAAGCCCTCGAAGAGCTCCACCCCCGCGCCCCAGAAGCAGTCGGCGCGCTGGCAGGTCTCCAAGGAGCTGTACCAGACGGAGAGCAACTACGTGGGCATCCTGGCCAcggtgctgcag CTCTTCAAACTCCCCCTGGACACGGAGGGGCAGGTCGGGGGCCCCATTCTGCCCCCGGAGGAGGTGAAGACCATCTTCGGCAGCATCCCCGAGATCTACGAGGTTCACACCAGGATAAAG GCTGAtctggaggagctggtgatgGACTGGTCTGAGGATAAAAGTGTCGGAGACATCATTCTGAAATAT tcGAAGGATTTGATCAAAGCTTATCCGCCGTTTGTTAACTTCTTTGAGATGAGCAAGGAGACCATCGTTCGCTGCGAGAAGCAGAAGCCGCGGTTCCACGCCTTCCTGAAG ATTAACCAGGCCAAGCCGGAGTGTGGGCGCCAGACGCTGGTCGAGCTGCTGATCCGTCCCGTACAGAGGCTTCCGAGCGTCGCTCTCCTGCTCAACG ACATTAAGAAGCACACGGCGGACGACAACCCGGACAAAGCCATGCTGGAGCGGGCCATCGAGTCTCTGAAGGAGGTCATGAT gCACATAAACGAGGACAAGCGGAAGACGGAGGGGCAGAAGCAGATCTTTGACGTGGTGTACGAGGTGGACGGCTGCCCG GCCAATCTGCTGTCCTCACACCGCAGCCTGGTCCACCGCGTGGAGACCATCGCCCTGGGAGACAAGCCATGTGACCGCGGCGAGCACGtcaccctcttcctcttcaaCGATTGCCTGGAG ATCGCCAGGAAGAGGCACAAGGTGATGAGCACCTTTAAGAGCCCCCAGGCTCAGGctcgcccccccgcccagctCAAACACATCACCCTCATGCCCCTGTCCCAGATCAGGAGGGTGCTGGACCTGCGGGACACTGAAG ACTGCAGGAACGCCTTCGCGCTGGTGGTGCACCCCCCCACCGAGCAGGAGAACCTGCTCTTCAGCTTCCAGCTGGTGGCCGAGGACGCCGGCAAGGCCGCCTGGCTGAAGACGCTGTGCCGGCACGTGGCCGACACCATCTGCAAGGCCGACGCG GAGGAACTGATTCAGTGCACTGATCCCGAGTCCGTCCACGTCAGCACCAAGGACATGGAGAGCACGCTCAGCCGAGCGTCCCGCGTCATCAAAAAGACCTCCAAAAAG gtcacGCGGGCGTTCTCCTTCACTAAGACGCCCAAGCGGGTGATCCAGAGGGCCTTCATGGCCAGCAGCACCCCCGACGACAAGAGCCCCGGCCCCGGGTCCGAGAGCCGCGCCCGCCTGGGCAGCTCCGCCACGCTGtcg GCTGTCCATTCTCCATCCATGGTCAACCTGCCGTCCATGTTCGAGAGGAAGTACCACACGTTCAGCAGGTCAACCACTCATCTCATATGA
- the ect2 gene encoding protein ECT2 isoform X2 → MADSSTITLGPARSLLVDSSVYDSRMAETSKDQPFLGLTPEDAADILPPVETRVVLVGDAGNNEQLVKALEDIHTPCIKTSEVAEFGDGENAEFETVFVLTDFTSPDYSYLYKKDNRIIGPPVVLHCAAREEPLPFSSRPLYCTAMLNLSLCFTGFRRKEEVVNLVSLVHHMGGAIRKDFSAKVTHLIAHSTHGEKYRLAVCMGTPILTPQWIHQAWEHRDQANFAAGDEEFRSQFKVPPFQDCVLSFLGFSPEDKANMEERTLKHGGRYLEVGDEECTHMVVEENSIKELPFVPSKRLYVVKQEWFWGSIQMDARAGESMYFYEKPESPVMKKAVSLLSLTTPTSNRKRRRLRDTLAQLSREAEISPFPPRKRQSAEHSLSMGSLLDISNTPETSKALGENSKPSKSSTPAPQKQSARWQVSKELYQTESNYVGILATVLQLFKLPLDTEGQVGGPILPPEEVKTIFGSIPEIYEVHTRIKADLEELVMDWSEDKSVGDIILKYSKDLIKAYPPFVNFFEMSKETIVRCEKQKPRFHAFLKINQAKPECGRQTLVELLIRPVQRLPSVALLLNDIKKHTADDNPDKAMLERAIESLKEVMMHINEDKRKTEGQKQIFDVVYEVDGCPANLLSSHRSLVHRVETIALGDKPCDRGEHVTLFLFNDCLEIARKRHKVMSTFKSPQAQARPPAQLKHITLMPLSQIRRVLDLRDTEDCRNAFALVVHPPTEQENLLFSFQLVAEDAGKAAWLKTLCRHVADTICKADAEELIQCTDPESVHVSTKDMESTLSRASRVIKKTSKKVTRAFSFTKTPKRVIQRAFMASSTPDDKSPGPGSESRARLGSSATLSMPRSTSTFSINNSGKSAVVQRSNSFDPAPRPRVPVCIRAPSSPDRAPCSSAQAAAPAPPTVTLAPPPRACQDPVPSAELRKAPRRETLL, encoded by the exons ATGGCCGACAGCAGTACGATCACTTTGGGCCCTGCGCGGAGTCTCCTGGTCGACTCGTCGGTGTACGACTCGAGAATGGCCGAGACGTCCAAGGACCAGCCGTTTCTGGGCTTAACTCCGGAGGACGCAGCAG ACATACTGCCTCCAGTTGAAACCAGAGTGGTGCTGGTGGGAGACGCCGGCAACAACGAGCAACTTGTGAAGGCATTGGAG GACATCCACACGCCCTGCATAAAGACCAGCGAGGTGGCGGAGTTCGGCGACGGGGAGAACGCGGAGTTCGAGACGGTGTTCGTCCTGACAGACTTCACGTCTCCGGACTACAGCTACCTGTACAAGAAGGACAACCGCATCATCGGGCCCCCTGTGGTGCTGCACTGCGCTGCcagggaggag CCCCTGCCGTTCTCCTCCAGGCCGCTGTACTGCACGGCCATGCTGAACCTGTCCCTCTGCTTCACCGGCTTCCGCAGGAAGGAGGAAGTT gtaaaCCTGGTCAGTCTGGTTCATCACATGGGCGGAGCCATCCGCAAGGACTTCAGCGCTAAAGTCACCCACCTGATCGCACACTCCACGCACGGGGAGAAGTACCGG CTGGCGGTTTGCATGGGCACCCCCATCCTCACCCCGCAGTGGATCCACCAGGCCTGGGAGCACCGGGACCAGGC GAATTTTGCGGCGGGAGACGAGGAGTTCCGCTCGCAGTTCAAAGTGCCCCCGTTCCAGGACTGCGTGCTCAGCTTCCTGGGGTTCTCCCCAGAGGACAAGGCCAACATGGAGGAGCGCACACTCAAGCACG GTGGCCGGTACCTGGAGGTGGGGGATGAGGAGTGCACTCAcatggtggtggaggagaaCTCCATTAAAGAGCTCCCCTTCGTCCCGTCCAAGCGCCTCTACGTCGTCAAGCAGGAG tGGTTCTGGGGCAGTATTCAGATGGATGCAAGGGCTGGGGAGTCCATGTATTTCTATGAGAAG CCCGAGAGCCCTGTGATGAAGAAGGCGGTGTCGCTGCTGTCGCTGACCACGCCCACCAGCAACCGCAAGCGGCGGCGGCTGCGCGACACGCTGGCCCAGCTGAGCCGCGAGGCCGAGATCTCGCCCTTCCCGCCGCGGAAGCGCCAGTCCGCCGAGCACTCGCTCTCCATGGGCTCCCTGCTGGACATCTCCAACACCCCGGAGACCAGCAAGGCTTTGGGAG AGAATTCCAAGCCCTCGAAGAGCTCCACCCCCGCGCCCCAGAAGCAGTCGGCGCGCTGGCAGGTCTCCAAGGAGCTGTACCAGACGGAGAGCAACTACGTGGGCATCCTGGCCAcggtgctgcag CTCTTCAAACTCCCCCTGGACACGGAGGGGCAGGTCGGGGGCCCCATTCTGCCCCCGGAGGAGGTGAAGACCATCTTCGGCAGCATCCCCGAGATCTACGAGGTTCACACCAGGATAAAG GCTGAtctggaggagctggtgatgGACTGGTCTGAGGATAAAAGTGTCGGAGACATCATTCTGAAATAT tcGAAGGATTTGATCAAAGCTTATCCGCCGTTTGTTAACTTCTTTGAGATGAGCAAGGAGACCATCGTTCGCTGCGAGAAGCAGAAGCCGCGGTTCCACGCCTTCCTGAAG ATTAACCAGGCCAAGCCGGAGTGTGGGCGCCAGACGCTGGTCGAGCTGCTGATCCGTCCCGTACAGAGGCTTCCGAGCGTCGCTCTCCTGCTCAACG ACATTAAGAAGCACACGGCGGACGACAACCCGGACAAAGCCATGCTGGAGCGGGCCATCGAGTCTCTGAAGGAGGTCATGAT gCACATAAACGAGGACAAGCGGAAGACGGAGGGGCAGAAGCAGATCTTTGACGTGGTGTACGAGGTGGACGGCTGCCCG GCCAATCTGCTGTCCTCACACCGCAGCCTGGTCCACCGCGTGGAGACCATCGCCCTGGGAGACAAGCCATGTGACCGCGGCGAGCACGtcaccctcttcctcttcaaCGATTGCCTGGAG ATCGCCAGGAAGAGGCACAAGGTGATGAGCACCTTTAAGAGCCCCCAGGCTCAGGctcgcccccccgcccagctCAAACACATCACCCTCATGCCCCTGTCCCAGATCAGGAGGGTGCTGGACCTGCGGGACACTGAAG ACTGCAGGAACGCCTTCGCGCTGGTGGTGCACCCCCCCACCGAGCAGGAGAACCTGCTCTTCAGCTTCCAGCTGGTGGCCGAGGACGCCGGCAAGGCCGCCTGGCTGAAGACGCTGTGCCGGCACGTGGCCGACACCATCTGCAAGGCCGACGCG GAGGAACTGATTCAGTGCACTGATCCCGAGTCCGTCCACGTCAGCACCAAGGACATGGAGAGCACGCTCAGCCGAGCGTCCCGCGTCATCAAAAAGACCTCCAAAAAG gtcacGCGGGCGTTCTCCTTCACTAAGACGCCCAAGCGGGTGATCCAGAGGGCCTTCATGGCCAGCAGCACCCCCGACGACAAGAGCCCCGGCCCCGGGTCCGAGAGCCGCGCCCGCCTGGGCAGCTCCGCCACGCTGtcg ATGCCTCGCTCCACCTCTACGTTCAGCATCAATAACTCCGGCAAGAGCGCGGTCGTGCAGCGGTCCAACTCCTtcgaccccgccccccgcccgcgGGTGCCCGTCTGCATCCGCGCCCCCAGCAGCCCCGACAGAGCCCCCTGTAGCTCCGCCCAGGCCGCtgctccagccccgcccactgtcACCctagcccctcctcccaggGCCTGCCAGGATCCCGTCCCGTCTGCAGAGCTCCGAAAGGCCCCCCGCAGGGAGACCCTCCTGTAG
- the ect2 gene encoding protein ECT2 isoform X1 — protein sequence MADSSTITLGPARSLLVDSSVYDSRMAETSKDQPFLGLTPEDAADILPPVETRVVLVGDAGNNEQLVKALEAIKIMEVPVVKIKGGEPGSEGEKLIKSIVNMDIHTPCIKTSEVAEFGDGENAEFETVFVLTDFTSPDYSYLYKKDNRIIGPPVVLHCAAREEPLPFSSRPLYCTAMLNLSLCFTGFRRKEEVVNLVSLVHHMGGAIRKDFSAKVTHLIAHSTHGEKYRLAVCMGTPILTPQWIHQAWEHRDQANFAAGDEEFRSQFKVPPFQDCVLSFLGFSPEDKANMEERTLKHGGRYLEVGDEECTHMVVEENSIKELPFVPSKRLYVVKQEWFWGSIQMDARAGESMYFYEKPESPVMKKAVSLLSLTTPTSNRKRRRLRDTLAQLSREAEISPFPPRKRQSAEHSLSMGSLLDISNTPETSKALGENSKPSKSSTPAPQKQSARWQVSKELYQTESNYVGILATVLQLFKLPLDTEGQVGGPILPPEEVKTIFGSIPEIYEVHTRIKADLEELVMDWSEDKSVGDIILKYSKDLIKAYPPFVNFFEMSKETIVRCEKQKPRFHAFLKINQAKPECGRQTLVELLIRPVQRLPSVALLLNDIKKHTADDNPDKAMLERAIESLKEVMMHINEDKRKTEGQKQIFDVVYEVDGCPANLLSSHRSLVHRVETIALGDKPCDRGEHVTLFLFNDCLEIARKRHKVMSTFKSPQAQARPPAQLKHITLMPLSQIRRVLDLRDTEDCRNAFALVVHPPTEQENLLFSFQLVAEDAGKAAWLKTLCRHVADTICKADAEELIQCTDPESVHVSTKDMESTLSRASRVIKKTSKKVTRAFSFTKTPKRVIQRAFMASSTPDDKSPGPGSESRARLGSSATLSMPRSTSTFSINNSGKSAVVQRSNSFDPAPRPRVPVCIRAPSSPDRAPCSSAQAAAPAPPTVTLAPPPRACQDPVPSAELRKAPRRETLL from the exons ATGGCCGACAGCAGTACGATCACTTTGGGCCCTGCGCGGAGTCTCCTGGTCGACTCGTCGGTGTACGACTCGAGAATGGCCGAGACGTCCAAGGACCAGCCGTTTCTGGGCTTAACTCCGGAGGACGCAGCAG ACATACTGCCTCCAGTTGAAACCAGAGTGGTGCTGGTGGGAGACGCCGGCAACAACGAGCAACTTGTGAAGGCATTGGAG GCCATCAAAATAATGGAGGTCCCGGTGGTAAAGATTAAAGGAGGAGAACCCGGCTCTGAGGGCGAAAAGTTGATAAAATCGATAGTCAATATG GACATCCACACGCCCTGCATAAAGACCAGCGAGGTGGCGGAGTTCGGCGACGGGGAGAACGCGGAGTTCGAGACGGTGTTCGTCCTGACAGACTTCACGTCTCCGGACTACAGCTACCTGTACAAGAAGGACAACCGCATCATCGGGCCCCCTGTGGTGCTGCACTGCGCTGCcagggaggag CCCCTGCCGTTCTCCTCCAGGCCGCTGTACTGCACGGCCATGCTGAACCTGTCCCTCTGCTTCACCGGCTTCCGCAGGAAGGAGGAAGTT gtaaaCCTGGTCAGTCTGGTTCATCACATGGGCGGAGCCATCCGCAAGGACTTCAGCGCTAAAGTCACCCACCTGATCGCACACTCCACGCACGGGGAGAAGTACCGG CTGGCGGTTTGCATGGGCACCCCCATCCTCACCCCGCAGTGGATCCACCAGGCCTGGGAGCACCGGGACCAGGC GAATTTTGCGGCGGGAGACGAGGAGTTCCGCTCGCAGTTCAAAGTGCCCCCGTTCCAGGACTGCGTGCTCAGCTTCCTGGGGTTCTCCCCAGAGGACAAGGCCAACATGGAGGAGCGCACACTCAAGCACG GTGGCCGGTACCTGGAGGTGGGGGATGAGGAGTGCACTCAcatggtggtggaggagaaCTCCATTAAAGAGCTCCCCTTCGTCCCGTCCAAGCGCCTCTACGTCGTCAAGCAGGAG tGGTTCTGGGGCAGTATTCAGATGGATGCAAGGGCTGGGGAGTCCATGTATTTCTATGAGAAG CCCGAGAGCCCTGTGATGAAGAAGGCGGTGTCGCTGCTGTCGCTGACCACGCCCACCAGCAACCGCAAGCGGCGGCGGCTGCGCGACACGCTGGCCCAGCTGAGCCGCGAGGCCGAGATCTCGCCCTTCCCGCCGCGGAAGCGCCAGTCCGCCGAGCACTCGCTCTCCATGGGCTCCCTGCTGGACATCTCCAACACCCCGGAGACCAGCAAGGCTTTGGGAG AGAATTCCAAGCCCTCGAAGAGCTCCACCCCCGCGCCCCAGAAGCAGTCGGCGCGCTGGCAGGTCTCCAAGGAGCTGTACCAGACGGAGAGCAACTACGTGGGCATCCTGGCCAcggtgctgcag CTCTTCAAACTCCCCCTGGACACGGAGGGGCAGGTCGGGGGCCCCATTCTGCCCCCGGAGGAGGTGAAGACCATCTTCGGCAGCATCCCCGAGATCTACGAGGTTCACACCAGGATAAAG GCTGAtctggaggagctggtgatgGACTGGTCTGAGGATAAAAGTGTCGGAGACATCATTCTGAAATAT tcGAAGGATTTGATCAAAGCTTATCCGCCGTTTGTTAACTTCTTTGAGATGAGCAAGGAGACCATCGTTCGCTGCGAGAAGCAGAAGCCGCGGTTCCACGCCTTCCTGAAG ATTAACCAGGCCAAGCCGGAGTGTGGGCGCCAGACGCTGGTCGAGCTGCTGATCCGTCCCGTACAGAGGCTTCCGAGCGTCGCTCTCCTGCTCAACG ACATTAAGAAGCACACGGCGGACGACAACCCGGACAAAGCCATGCTGGAGCGGGCCATCGAGTCTCTGAAGGAGGTCATGAT gCACATAAACGAGGACAAGCGGAAGACGGAGGGGCAGAAGCAGATCTTTGACGTGGTGTACGAGGTGGACGGCTGCCCG GCCAATCTGCTGTCCTCACACCGCAGCCTGGTCCACCGCGTGGAGACCATCGCCCTGGGAGACAAGCCATGTGACCGCGGCGAGCACGtcaccctcttcctcttcaaCGATTGCCTGGAG ATCGCCAGGAAGAGGCACAAGGTGATGAGCACCTTTAAGAGCCCCCAGGCTCAGGctcgcccccccgcccagctCAAACACATCACCCTCATGCCCCTGTCCCAGATCAGGAGGGTGCTGGACCTGCGGGACACTGAAG ACTGCAGGAACGCCTTCGCGCTGGTGGTGCACCCCCCCACCGAGCAGGAGAACCTGCTCTTCAGCTTCCAGCTGGTGGCCGAGGACGCCGGCAAGGCCGCCTGGCTGAAGACGCTGTGCCGGCACGTGGCCGACACCATCTGCAAGGCCGACGCG GAGGAACTGATTCAGTGCACTGATCCCGAGTCCGTCCACGTCAGCACCAAGGACATGGAGAGCACGCTCAGCCGAGCGTCCCGCGTCATCAAAAAGACCTCCAAAAAG gtcacGCGGGCGTTCTCCTTCACTAAGACGCCCAAGCGGGTGATCCAGAGGGCCTTCATGGCCAGCAGCACCCCCGACGACAAGAGCCCCGGCCCCGGGTCCGAGAGCCGCGCCCGCCTGGGCAGCTCCGCCACGCTGtcg ATGCCTCGCTCCACCTCTACGTTCAGCATCAATAACTCCGGCAAGAGCGCGGTCGTGCAGCGGTCCAACTCCTtcgaccccgccccccgcccgcgGGTGCCCGTCTGCATCCGCGCCCCCAGCAGCCCCGACAGAGCCCCCTGTAGCTCCGCCCAGGCCGCtgctccagccccgcccactgtcACCctagcccctcctcccaggGCCTGCCAGGATCCCGTCCCGTCTGCAGAGCTCCGAAAGGCCCCCCGCAGGGAGACCCTCCTGTAG